In Falco naumanni isolate bFalNau1 chromosome 5, bFalNau1.pat, whole genome shotgun sequence, the following are encoded in one genomic region:
- the SPICE1 gene encoding spindle and centriole-associated protein 1 isoform X5, translating to MREILSDQYCLQDVLERSDQVMAVAKDFGDAPRTRTGFPNVTMAPNCDIESSQGPIVQTYDPPTQLSILSESVMDSQALNEVEEEALSIYQSEDGHHDSRNFKSSISCGRLLRLLREENSLENSQLWAEKDRRKTTLSQESSVPLTPTTVSPSLDQSALNATNVVKRIHSRLQNEDKEETVDSTYTVRQVLNPNLKKQKQIAAKMKRKQAAQNSARWRNDYPDNSVPADLQRDSRSSLDVLNRMIHEVEHELEEYERCTGREVQKTERSEGLAGFTLSLVNALCRLMRYLKEFASLGSIQKSCSLCLEENQKMDASSLICLKESEMQLREKEAVRQQHEEMLNEHRELIDALTAEILLVREENVTMQKKFQQYMTVTDEQLTSLTQAFKGLPLVEPRREQSPNHFGIASKGPVNGQEKPDLSYSEPRTDAGNRENTLKAPQEELSFKFPPRPGASGGVGRSLPAHVFQPAVLLSPPRQKSRQELPSFQNVFTAVCQSPENSKREPCKERSSPSSLRTLSTTEENCLIFQRQPALPADKDLESSHEKINLSCPGDTRKDSTAEELFQNGDLLGQIAELTRQNSLIKAQLSKFRGCSEDTSDCLYQPGPVRNANPSSGSSERQTHLMVSKSLEERIAELNRQSTEARDKLLQLIDQQKSAAAGMVPPMVTPVLPPSLNFAENARKTIEVSVPVTVTMDSSKESSVSPASMTSIRRSVGDSSKPCSPLSATSESVKLTSVSQRPKVEKQKEEGWFALSMHVM from the exons ATTCTGTCTGATCAGTACTGTTTGCAAGATGTATTGGAACGATCTGATCAGGTTATGGCTGTGGCAAAAGACTTTGGGGATGCTCCTCGCACACGAACAG GTTTCCCTAATGTAACAATGGCTCCTAACTGTGACATAGAATCGTCCCAAGGACCCATTGTACAAACATATGATCCTCCCACTCAACTTTCCATCCTTAGTGAATCTGTCATGGATTCCCAG GCTCTTAATGAAGTGGAAGAGGAAGCATTATCGATCTATCAGTCAGAAGATGGACACCATGACTCTCGGAATTTCAAATCCAGCATCAGTTGTGGCAG GCTACTTCGGTTGTTGAGAGAAGAAAATTCCTTGGAGAATTCTCAGTTGTGGGCTGAAAAGGATAGGAGGAAGACTACCTTATCACAGGAATCAAGTGTGCCTTTGACTCCAACAACTGTTTCTCCATCATTGGATCAGTCAG CCCTCAATGCTACGAATGTAGTCAAAAGAATCCATTCAAGACTTCAGAATGAAGACAAAGAAGAGACTGTAGACTCCACTTACACTGTGAGACAAGTGCTGAACCCgaatttaaagaaacaaaagcaaattgcAGCAAAAA tgaaaagaaaacaagctgcaCAGAACTCTGCAAGATGGAGGAATGATTATCCAGATAATTCAGTCCCCGCTGATCTTCAGAGGGACAGCAGATCCAGCCTAGATGTTCTCAACCGCATGATACATGAAGTGGAGCATGAATTGGAGGAATATGAGCGATGTACAGGTCGTGAGGTTCAAAAAACTGAGAGAAGTGAAGGCCTCGCTGGGTTTACCTTGTCACTGGTGAATGCTCTCTGTCGTTTGATGCGCTACCTCAAAGAG TTTGCTTCACTTGGATCaatacagaaaagctgttctctctgtttggaagaaaaccagaaaatggaTGCCTCGTCTCTGATATGCCTAAAGGAG AGTGAAATGCAGCTGCGCGAGAAAGAGGCGGTGAGGCAGCAGCATGAGGAGATGTTGAACGAACACAGAGAGCTGATTGATGCCCTGACTGCAGAAATACTTCTAGTGAGGGAAGAAAACGTTACTATGCAG AAGAAGTTTCAGCAATACATGACGGTAACAGATGAACAGCTGACATCTCTCACACAAGCATTTAAAGGCCTCCCTTTGGTAGAACCTAGAAGAGAACAAAGTCCAAACCATTTTGGAATTGCAAGCAAAGGTCCAGTGAACGGCCAag aaaaaccTGATTTGAGCTATTCTGAGCCCAGGACTGATGCAGGCAACAGGGAAAATACGCTGAAAGCCCCACAGGAAGAACTTTCTTTCAAGTTTCCCCCAAGGCCAGGTGCCTCAGGTGGTGTGGGTAGAAGCTTGCCAGCTCACGTTTTCCAGCCAGCTGTGCTTTTGTCACCCCCCCGGCAGAAGAGCAGGCAGGAATTGCCTTCCTTCCAGAATG TGTTTACAGCCGTTTGTCAGTCtcctgaaaacagcaaaagagaacCGTGCAAGGAAAGGAGCTCACCTTCCTCCCTGAGAACACTGAGCACGACTGAGGAAAACTGTCTCATCTTTCAAAGGCAACCAGCTCTTCCTGCAGACAAAGACTTGGAGAGTTCCCACGAGAAAATCAATCTGTCCTGCCCAGGTGACACTAGAAAAGACAGTACAGCTGAAGAGTTATTTCAAAATGGTGACCTGCTGGGACAGATAGCTGAGCTCACACGGCAGAACTCTTTAATTAAAGCTCAACTGAGCAAATTCAGAGGCTGCTCTGAAGACACAAGTGACTGCCTGTACCAGCCAGGCCCAGTACGAAATGCAAATCCTAGTTCAGGCTCTTCAGAAAGACAG ACTCATCTGATGGTATCGAAGAGCTTGGAGGAAAGAATAGCAGAGCTGAATCGTCAGAGTACAGAAGCACGTGACAAACTGTTGCAGCTAATAGACCAGCAGAAATCAGCTGCTGCCGGTATGGTACCTCCGATGGTCACTCCTGTTCTGCCCCCATCCCTAAATTTTGCCG AAAATGCAAGGAAGACAATTGAAGTGTCTGTGCCTGTGACAGTCACTATGGACAGCTCCAAAGAAAGTAGTGTTTCCCCTGCCAGTATGACCAGTATAAGAAG GTCTGTAGGAGACTCCAGCAAACCTTGTTCAcccctaagtgccacatcaGAAAGCGTGAAATTAACTTCTGTTAGCCAAAGGCCAAAG gtggaaaagcaaaaagaagaagGCTGGTTTGCATTGTCAATGCACGTTATGTAA
- the SPICE1 gene encoding spindle and centriole-associated protein 1 isoform X7, translating to MYWNDLIRLWLWQKTLGMLLAHEQALNEVEEEALSIYQSEDGHHDSRNFKSSISCGRLLRLLREENSLENSQLWAEKDRRKTTLSQESSVPLTPTTVSPSLDQSALNATNVVKRIHSRLQNEDKEETVDSTYTVRQVLNPNLKKQKQIAAKMKRKQAAQNSARWRNDYPDNSVPADLQRDSRSSLDVLNRMIHEVEHELEEYERCTGREVQKTERSEGLAGFTLSLVNALCRLMRYLKEFASLGSIQKSCSLCLEENQKMDASSLICLKESEMQLREKEAVRQQHEEMLNEHRELIDALTAEILLVREENVTMQKKFQQYMTVTDEQLTSLTQAFKGLPLVEPRREQSPNHFGIASKGPVNGQEKPDLSYSEPRTDAGNRENTLKAPQEELSFKFPPRPGASGGVGRSLPAHVFQPAVLLSPPRQKSRQELPSFQNVFTAVCQSPENSKREPCKERSSPSSLRTLSTTEENCLIFQRQPALPADKDLESSHEKINLSCPGDTRKDSTAEELFQNGDLLGQIAELTRQNSLIKAQLSKFRGCSEDTSDCLYQPGPVRNANPSSGSSERQTHLMVSKSLEERIAELNRQSTEARDKLLQLIDQQKSAAAGMVPPMVTPVLPPSLNFAENARKTIEVSVPVTVTMDSSKESSVSPASMTSIRRSVGDSSKPCSPLSATSESVKLTSVSQRPKVEKQKEEGWFALSMHVM from the exons ATGTATTGGAACGATCTGATCAGGTTATGGCTGTGGCAAAAGACTTTGGGGATGCTCCTCGCACACGAACAG GCTCTTAATGAAGTGGAAGAGGAAGCATTATCGATCTATCAGTCAGAAGATGGACACCATGACTCTCGGAATTTCAAATCCAGCATCAGTTGTGGCAG GCTACTTCGGTTGTTGAGAGAAGAAAATTCCTTGGAGAATTCTCAGTTGTGGGCTGAAAAGGATAGGAGGAAGACTACCTTATCACAGGAATCAAGTGTGCCTTTGACTCCAACAACTGTTTCTCCATCATTGGATCAGTCAG CCCTCAATGCTACGAATGTAGTCAAAAGAATCCATTCAAGACTTCAGAATGAAGACAAAGAAGAGACTGTAGACTCCACTTACACTGTGAGACAAGTGCTGAACCCgaatttaaagaaacaaaagcaaattgcAGCAAAAA tgaaaagaaaacaagctgcaCAGAACTCTGCAAGATGGAGGAATGATTATCCAGATAATTCAGTCCCCGCTGATCTTCAGAGGGACAGCAGATCCAGCCTAGATGTTCTCAACCGCATGATACATGAAGTGGAGCATGAATTGGAGGAATATGAGCGATGTACAGGTCGTGAGGTTCAAAAAACTGAGAGAAGTGAAGGCCTCGCTGGGTTTACCTTGTCACTGGTGAATGCTCTCTGTCGTTTGATGCGCTACCTCAAAGAG TTTGCTTCACTTGGATCaatacagaaaagctgttctctctgtttggaagaaaaccagaaaatggaTGCCTCGTCTCTGATATGCCTAAAGGAG AGTGAAATGCAGCTGCGCGAGAAAGAGGCGGTGAGGCAGCAGCATGAGGAGATGTTGAACGAACACAGAGAGCTGATTGATGCCCTGACTGCAGAAATACTTCTAGTGAGGGAAGAAAACGTTACTATGCAG AAGAAGTTTCAGCAATACATGACGGTAACAGATGAACAGCTGACATCTCTCACACAAGCATTTAAAGGCCTCCCTTTGGTAGAACCTAGAAGAGAACAAAGTCCAAACCATTTTGGAATTGCAAGCAAAGGTCCAGTGAACGGCCAag aaaaaccTGATTTGAGCTATTCTGAGCCCAGGACTGATGCAGGCAACAGGGAAAATACGCTGAAAGCCCCACAGGAAGAACTTTCTTTCAAGTTTCCCCCAAGGCCAGGTGCCTCAGGTGGTGTGGGTAGAAGCTTGCCAGCTCACGTTTTCCAGCCAGCTGTGCTTTTGTCACCCCCCCGGCAGAAGAGCAGGCAGGAATTGCCTTCCTTCCAGAATG TGTTTACAGCCGTTTGTCAGTCtcctgaaaacagcaaaagagaacCGTGCAAGGAAAGGAGCTCACCTTCCTCCCTGAGAACACTGAGCACGACTGAGGAAAACTGTCTCATCTTTCAAAGGCAACCAGCTCTTCCTGCAGACAAAGACTTGGAGAGTTCCCACGAGAAAATCAATCTGTCCTGCCCAGGTGACACTAGAAAAGACAGTACAGCTGAAGAGTTATTTCAAAATGGTGACCTGCTGGGACAGATAGCTGAGCTCACACGGCAGAACTCTTTAATTAAAGCTCAACTGAGCAAATTCAGAGGCTGCTCTGAAGACACAAGTGACTGCCTGTACCAGCCAGGCCCAGTACGAAATGCAAATCCTAGTTCAGGCTCTTCAGAAAGACAG ACTCATCTGATGGTATCGAAGAGCTTGGAGGAAAGAATAGCAGAGCTGAATCGTCAGAGTACAGAAGCACGTGACAAACTGTTGCAGCTAATAGACCAGCAGAAATCAGCTGCTGCCGGTATGGTACCTCCGATGGTCACTCCTGTTCTGCCCCCATCCCTAAATTTTGCCG AAAATGCAAGGAAGACAATTGAAGTGTCTGTGCCTGTGACAGTCACTATGGACAGCTCCAAAGAAAGTAGTGTTTCCCCTGCCAGTATGACCAGTATAAGAAG GTCTGTAGGAGACTCCAGCAAACCTTGTTCAcccctaagtgccacatcaGAAAGCGTGAAATTAACTTCTGTTAGCCAAAGGCCAAAG gtggaaaagcaaaaagaagaagGCTGGTTTGCATTGTCAATGCACGTTATGTAA
- the TRIM45 gene encoding LOW QUALITY PROTEIN: tripartite motif-containing protein 45 (The sequence of the model RefSeq protein was modified relative to this genomic sequence to represent the inferred CDS: deleted 1 base in 1 codon) → MAAGPRCPLCAEPCAAPRLLPCLHSLCAPCLRRLGPLGQPGRAVLCPLCDAEVALPPDGVGQLVPDYLALRRGGAAGCDLCADGAAVRRCLTCGAALCLFCCQAHRRQKKTASHAVTELVSSKDCSQARKPLFCPSHPTEELRLFCEQCDQPVCRDCVADRHRQHTCDFTGNAIHRHGEALQELLRSTQQHMGTLEGVLSHIDDMVSAVRDRAEAVAAEIRQFASGYVRAIEEHRDRLLKQLEDLKVQKENLLHLQKAQMQQLLLDMRTGVEYTEHLLTSGSDLEILITKGVVASRLAKLNSVAYNTRPSVDDGIQFSPQERAGQCFGYEVFGAIINKVVDPARCTLHGEDVHSARQNQLTGFTLLCSDTMGERMGRGGEAVQVTITHRDKDSVVKPTVCDNGDGTYHVSYSPEEPGLYAVCVYVKGQHVQGSPFTLVVKTKFREHQGVFHCCTFCSSGGQKSARCACGGTMPGGYQGCGHGHKGHPGCPHWSCCGQVKESSECLGGPPSNTLQRSLLRTVAV, encoded by the exons atggcggccgggccgcgctgcccgctCTGCGCCGAGCCCTGCGCCGCGCCgcggctgctgccctgcctgcactcGCTGTGCGCGCCCTGCCTGCGGCGGCTCGGGCCGCTGGGCCAGCCGGGCCGCGCCGTCCTGTGCCCGCTCTGCGACGCCGAGGTGGCGCTGCCGCCCGAC GGGGTCGGGCAGCTCGTCCCCGACTACCTGGCGCtgaggcgcggcggggcggcgggctgCGACCTCTGCGCGGACGGGGCGGCGGTGAGGCGGTGCCTGACCTGCGGGGCCGCGCTCTGCCTCTTCTGCTGCCAGGCCCACAG GAGACAGAAGAAGACAGCCTCTCATGCTGTGACAGAGCTGGTGAGCAGCAAGGACTGCAGCCAGGCCAGGAAACCTCTCTTCTGCCCTTCCCATCCCACAGAGGAGCTAAGGCTGTTCTGCGAGCAGTGTGACCAGCCTGTGTGCCGGGATTGCGTAGCAGACAGACACCGGCAGCACACCTGTGACTTCACTGGCAATGCCATCCACAGGCATGGGGAggccctgcaggagctgctgagaagcacccagcagcacatgGGCACCCTAGAGGGTGTGCTCAGTCACATTGATGACATGGTCAGTGCCGTCCGAGATCGCGCAGAGGCTGTGGCCGCAGAGATCCGTCAGTTTGCCAGTGGGTATGTGAGAGCGATTGAAGAACACCGGGACCggctgctgaagcagctggagGACTTGAAGgtgcagaaggaaaatctgctgcacttgcagaaagctcagatgcagcagctgctgctggacatGAGGACAGGTGTGGAGTACACGGAGCACTTGCTGACGAGTGGCTCAGACCTGGAGATCCTCATCACCAAAGGGGTGGTGGCGAGTCGGCTGGCAAAGCTGAACAGCGTTGCTTACAACACCCGCCCCAGCGTGGACGACGGGATCCAGTTCTCTCCGCAGGAGAGGGCAGGgcagtgttttggctatgaAGTTTTCGGGGCCATTATCAATAAAGTGGTTGATCCCGCCAGATGTACCCTACACGGGGAAG ATGTCCACAGTGCCCGTCAGAACCAGCTGACTGGCTTTACCCTGCTCTGCAGTGACACCATGGGGGAGCGGATGGGGCGAGGAGGAGAGGCTGTGCAGGTCACCATCACCCACAGGGACAAGGACAG TGTGGTCAAGCCAACAGTGTGTGATAATGGTGACGGGACCTACCATGTTTCCTACAGCCCTGAGGAGCCAGGCTTGTATGCTGTCTGCGTCTATGTGAAAGGGCAACATGTACAG GGCTCTCCATTCACTCTGGTGGTGAAAACCAAGTTCCGCGAGCACCAAGGCGTGTTTCACTGTTGCACGTTCTGCTCAAGTGGAGGCCAGAAATCTGCTCGCTGTGCCTGCGGTGGGACCATGCCAG GTGGGTACCAAGGCTGTGGCCATGGGCACAAGGGTCACCCTGGCTGCCCCCACTGGTCGTGCTGTGGACAGGTGAAGGAGAGCTCAGAGTGCCTGGGAGGGCCACCCAGCAACACCTTGCAGAGGAGTTTGCTGAGGACGGTGGCAGTCTGA